A single Anopheles funestus chromosome 2RL, idAnoFuneDA-416_04, whole genome shotgun sequence DNA region contains:
- the LOC125763669 gene encoding vitellogenin-A1-like: MIAKLLLLTLVGLCTAYQYSYEYEFPYSRPFNKTGFEFGAWEPNREYVYNVTTKTMTALPDLEDYWTGIVTHGYLVIRPKDHNYVVAYIDRPMYAAFNEYLPRGYRTELSRFNLKWQPMPFSSKPFGIYYNKGAVKGFYVEKTVPNHEVNMLKGWVSQFQLDTQGAYVIKSEFNQFPENNTLTGVYKTMEPSVTGECETLYDVNPVPEYHFQSHKEWVPQPQWLEENQHVFHVVKSRNFDHCEQRMGFHFGFSGFSDFKPNTNQMGNIMTKSEVTQMYLTGDWYNYTIQSVSTVNKVVVSPSLVNSQKAMVYAQVNMTLNEITPFDKYPEGPADDRQVFVDLVYSYNMAHDKKNFVRPANETDDSSSSSSDSSSDSSSSSDSSSSSEEEPKNYKISPSEQYKKQVKEVERRGNRNRRDLNAFQEKQYYESYKRDQYRLRKQNDTSSDSSSSDDSNSSSSSSSSSSSSDESDEHDFYSSSESDSYSLSSEEDFYQPIPESMKEAPQTPFLPYFTGYKGYSVQYARNVDASRYTYKLAYEIAEELQEMSQVPKSNTLNKFTILARVLRTMHYQDIYDVCQKLFVSQKEREEGSNHSESFAKKVDAWNTFRDALAQAGTPPAFKVIKELIEEKKLRGDEAASVIATLPKTIRYPTQTLMHEYFLLVTSSAVQHQEYLNTTALISYCDFLNRAQVNNRSAYNYYPVHSFGRLADADFKIVAHKVVPWFAHHLREAVKAGDSVKVQVYIRCLGHLGHPEILNVFEPYLEGKIPVTHFQRLAFIVALDRLVENYPRLARSVLFKVYQNTGDAHEVRCAAVYLLIRTKPPVYMLQRMAEQTHYDPSTYVRAAVKTALESASEADEFDDDYEFAQNAQAAIKHLNPRDFSLQYSGTFLRDFAFKELELSYRMYFSQIAADDHYVPSGFFFHLRKNMGGLKRFSTFYYLVSSMETFFDLLDKQYDSYNKHHEYKSSDYYYKYYKQYPSLFKDYFSQYSKNHKYQNDYYEQFGNKNQEEFQKWSTTRIAKLLNIDPEEAEELEGQFMFQIFNGERFFAFNNQTIEQFPSLVKKYFEDFEDGFAYNVTKFYQQNVVTMAFPLATGLPFTYSLKTPTLMKFEFEASATTHPSIYKTPTGYPEKDYDDFIHMPRWFNGSADVNMAYSRLVDAKVGFITPFDHQRYVAGYQKKFQGYLPFSFDFGFDFENNDFEVNVQPLEPKKDALLFHMSSWPYTGYKDITDLRPMAEQPSVHILHDRAQTTKSFETSFGHELTGVALRFQAKYDKDFIDYAYLMKHIEQHDYWSALVYPFASETYHYHQLNLYYDAQRTSVKNVKFVLQHKQADYDQDFQTADVKHPKGRHGYSGYYNEFNYAQPFVYYAGSQRRQEQFMRNAGAGIRNSDVNVFDFGIVFEGKQQKAEFVFTTAYADSPVDEKERLLMFFSFSPYVSSSAFYEFIPFSGKQFQMCFSATNEYPNMPKLNFLNVLNFDKIGSMDWELAYGEKCQGGSHVSMKGKLVQSEQYRHFLRISEAGQRCKQQMDQGYFQLPACQNATRQAGYFDQYSFNFEFKDMSYYAKNLTYQFFDYARYFTFPYWSEDYFFQGKHNQFQFDFQLAPYFDYYNASFYAPDRSFAIQNYPIESEYARYFFSIHPDFDYYERMFNYAYRGNYHPSCVVSNKFVNTFDGKTYDYELGNCWHVVLHTVKPDYYFYAQDSHFFNSDYEYNWKNGFGEDEQITILARQGEDNQLFFKAILGQYKQNDYNIDIIPHGHEFPMVYINGKPQQIHEKYAVEMYTNDDGGDQPLIRVYALPGNELEISFRDDDIKIVYDGYRARFFADQSYFNNFVGLCGTNNGEGEDDFITPDQCVMRKPEYFAASYALSGMNCSGPAQAYFAEYHQKAQEHCVKPQYYFGNVISEQEAGRQRYSYYYKDFDFSDSSSSESSSSSSDSSSSEEEKPNHEYFFEKQQYTEKDCPVKHQAQYVEQGDKICFTSRPLPTCASQCKAAEKVPKYVDVHCRDVTDSVAQLYKQQIRKGVNPDMSNKSVTKTVKFFLPKKCVHVY; encoded by the exons CCGCGGATACCGCACTGAACTGTCGCGCTTCAACCTGAAATGGCAGCCGATGCCGTTCAGCTCGAAGCCCTTCGGAATCTACTACAACAAGGGAGCCGTCAAGGGCTTCTACGTTGAGAAGACCGTCCCGAACCACGAGGTGAACATGCTCAAGGGCTGGGTCAGCCAGTTCCAGCTGGACACCCAGGGAGCGTACGTGATCAAGTCGGAGTTCAACCAGTTCCCGGAGAACAACACCCTCACCGGTGTGTACAAGACCATGGAGCCATCGGTGACCGGCGAATGTGAAACCCTGTACGACGTCAACCCCGTCCCGGAATACCACTTCCAGTCCCACAAGGAATGGGTTCCTCAGCCCCAGTGGCTCGAGGAGAACCAGCATGTGTTCCATGTCGTCAAGTCCCGCAACTTCGACCACTGCGAGCAGCGCATGGGCTTCCACTTTGGCTTCAGCGGATTCAGCGATTTCAAGCCGAACACCAACCAGATGGGCAACATTATGACCAAGTCGGAGGTGACCCAGATGTATCTGACCGGTGACTGGTACAACTACACCATTCAGTCGGTGTCCACCGTCAACAAGGTTGTCGTCAGCCCGTCTCTGGTCAACAGCCAGAAGGCCATGGTCTACGCTCAGGTCAACATGACCCTCAATGAAATCACGCCCTTCGACAAGTACCCAGAAGGCCCGGCTGACGATCGTCAGGTGTTTGTCGATCTGGTGTACAGCTACAACATGGCTCACGATAAGAAAAACTTCGTTCGTCCGGCCAACGAGACCGATGACTCCTCGTCGTCGTCTTCGGATTCGTCCAGCGATTCGTCCAGCTCCTCGGACTCTAGCTCAAGCTCGGAGGAGGAGCCGAAAAACTACAAGATCAGCCCTTCCGAGCAGTACAAGAAGCAGGTGAAGGAAGTCGAGCGTCGCGGAAACCGCAACCGTCGTGATCTGAATGCCTTCCAGGAAAAGCAGTACTACGAATCGTACAAGCGCGATCAGTACCGTCTGCGCAAGCAAAACGACACCTCGTCCGACTCGTCCAGCTCCGATGATTCTAACAGCTCTTCGTCCAGCTCTTCGTCCAGCTCTTCGTCCGATGAGTCTGATGAGCACGATTTCTACAGCTCTTCGGAGTCCGACTCTTACTCCCTGAGCAGCGAGGAAGACTTCTACCAGCCGATCCCGGAAAGCATGAAGGAAGCCCCTCAGACTCCCTTCCTGCCCTACTTCACCGGATACAAGGGATACAGCGTCCAGTACGCCCGCAACGTCGATGCCTCCCGTTATACCTACAAGCTGGCGTACGAGATCGCTGAGGAGCTGCAGGAAATGTCCCAGGTCCCCAAGTCCAACACGCTGAACAAGTTTACCATTTTGGCCCGTGTTCTGCGCACCATGCACTACCAGGACATCTACGACGTTTGCCAGAAGCTGTTCGTCTCGCAAAAGGAACGCGAGGAAGGCAGCAACCACAGCGAGTCGTTCGCTAAGAAGGTTGACGCCTGGAACACTTTCCGCGATGCCTTGGCCCAAGCCGGTACCCCGCCTGCATTCAAGGTGATCAAGGAATTGATCGAAGAGAAGAAACTGCGTGGCGATGAAGCCGCCAGCGTTATCGCTACTCTGCCCAAGACCATCCGCTACCCGACCCAGACTCTTATGCACGAATACTTCCTGCTGGTGACGTCCAGCGCTGTCCAGCACCAGGAGTATCTGAACACTACGGCTCTGATTTCCTACTGTGACTTCCTGAACCGCGCTCAGGTCAACAACCGCTCTGCCTACAACTACTACCCCGTGCACAGCTTCGGCCGTTTGGCTGACGCCGACTTCAAGATCGTCGCTCACAAGGTTGTGCCGTGGTTCGCACACCACTTGCGTGAAGCCGTCAAGGCTGGTGACAGTGTGAAGGTGCAAGTGTACATCCGCTGTCTGGGACATTTGGGCCATCCTGAAATCCTGAACGTATTCGAGCCGTATTTGGAGGGTAAGATCCCAGTGACCCACTTCCAGCGTTTGGCTTTCATTGTTGCCCTGGACCGTCTGGTCGAGAACTACCCTCGTCTGGCTCGCTCTGTGCTGTTCAAGGTGTACCAGAACACCGGAGACGCCCATGAGGTGCGTTGTGCCGCCGTATACCTGCTGATCCGTACGAAGCCCCCGGTGTACATGCTCCAGCGCATGGCTGAGCAGACCCACTATGACCCGAGCACGTACGTGCGCGCCGCCGTCAAGACCGCGCTGGAGAGCGCTTCTGAGGCCGATGAGTTCGATGATGATTACGAGTTTGCTCAGAACGCCCAGGCCGCCATCAAGCACCTGAACCCGCGTGACTTTAGCCTGCAGTACTCGGGCACTTTCCTGCGCGACTTCGCTTTCAAGGAACTTGAGCTTTCCTACCGCATGTACTTCTCCCAGATCGCTGCCGATGACCATTACGTCCCGAGCGGATTCTTCTTCCACCTGCGCAAGAACATGGGTGGCCTGAAGCGCTTCTCGACCTTCTACTACCTGGTCTCGAGCATGGAGACGTTCTTCGATTTGCTCGACAAGCAATACGATAGCTACAACAAGCACCACGAGTACAAGTCCAGCGACTACTACTACAAGTACTACAAACAGTACCCGTCCCTGTTCAAGGATTACTTCAGCCAGTACAGCAAGAACCACAAGTACCAGAACGATTACTACGAGCAGTTCGGAAACAAGAACCAGGAGGAGTTCCAGAAGTGGTCCACCACCCGCATTGCCAAGCTGCTGAACATTGACCCCGAGGAGGCTGAAGAGCTGGAGGGTCAGTTCATGTTCCAGATCTTCAACGGAGAGCGCTTCTTCGCCTTCAACAACCAGACCATCGAGCAGTTCCCCAGCCTCGTGAAGAAGTACTTCGAAGACTTCGAAGACGGTTTCGCGTACAACGTCACCAAGTTCTACCAGCAGAATGTTGTCACCATGGCCTTCCCGTTGGCCACCGGTCTGCCGTTCACCTACAGCCTGAAGACCCCGACTCTGATGAAATTCGAGTTCGAGGCCTCCGCCACCACTCACCCGAGCATCTACAAGACCCCGACCGGATATCCCGAGAAGGATTACGACGATTTCATCCATATGCCGCGTTGGTTCAACGGATCTGCTGATGTGAACATGGCCTATTCTCGCCTGGTTGACGCCAAGGTTGGCTTCATCACACCCTTCGATCATCAGCGCTATGTCGCCGGTTACCAGAAGAAGTTCCAGGGATACCTGCCCTTCAGCTTCGACTTTGGCTTTGACTTTGAGAACAACGACTTTGAAGTGAACGTACAGCCGCTGGAACCCAAGAAGGACGCGCTTCTCTTCCACATGAGCTCGTGGCCGTACACTGGATACAAGGACATCACCGACCTGCGCCCGATGGCCGAGCAGCCGAGCGTGCACATCTTGCACGATCGCGCTCAGACCACCAAGTCGTTCGAGACCTCGTTCGGCCATGAGCTGACCGGCGTTGCTCTGCGATTCCAGGCCAAATACGATAAGGACTTCATCGACTATGCTTACCTGATGAAGCACATCGAACAGCACGACTACTGGTCCGCGCTGGTCTATCCGTTCGCCTCGGAGACTTACCACTACCATCAGCTGAACCTGTACTACGATGCTCAGCGTACCAGTGTGAAGAATGTGAAGTTCGTGCTGCAGCACAAGCAGGCCGACTACGACCAGGACTTCCAGACTGCCGACGTGAAACACCCGAAGGGTCGTCACGGATACTCTGGATACTACAACGAGTTCAACTACGCCCAGCCCTTCGTCTACTACGCCGGAAGCCAACGCCGTCAGGAGCAGTTCATGCGTAACGCCGGTGCCGGCATTCGTAACAGCGACGTGAATGTCTTTGATTTCGGAATCGTTTTCGAGGGCAAGCAACAGAAGGCTGAGTTCGTGTTCACCACCGCCTACGCCGACAGCCCGGTCGACGAGAAGGAGCGTCTGTTGATGTTCTTCTCGTTCAGCCCATACGTCTCGTCAAGCGCCTTCTACGAATTCATTCCGTTCTCTGGCAAACAGTTCCAGATGTGCTTCTCGGCCACCAACGAGTACCCGAACATGCCCAAGCTTAACTTCCTGAACGTTCTGAACTTCGACAAGATCGGCAGCATGGACTGGGAGCTCGCATACGGCGAAAAGTGCCAGGGTGGCTCGCATGTCTCGATGAAGGGTAAGCTGGTTCAGTCCGAGCAGTACCGCCACTTCCTCCGCATCTCTGAGGCTGGCCAGCGCTGCAAGCAGCAGATGGACCAGGGCTACTTCCAACTGCCCGCATGCCAAAACGCAACCCGTCAGGCCGGCTACTTCGACCAGTACTCGTTCAACTTTGAGTTCAAGGATATGTCTTACTACGCCAAGAACCTGACCTACCAGTTCTTCGACTACGCTCGTTACTTCACCTTCCCGTACTGGAGTGAGGACTACTTCTTCCAGGGCAAACACAACCAGTTCCAGTTCGACTTCCAGCTGGCTCCGTACTTCGATTACTACAACGCTTCCTTCTACGCACCTGATCGTAGCTTCGCTATCCAAAACTATCCGATCGAAAGCGAGTACGCCCGTTACTTCTTCTCCATCCACCCCGACTTTGATTACTACGAGCGCATGTTCAACTACGCTTACCGCGGAAACTACCACC CGTCTTGCGTTGTGTCCAACAAATTCGTCAACACCTTCGATGGAAAGACCTACGACTACGAGCTTGGAAACTGCTGGCATGTTGTGTTGCACACCGTCAAGCCCGACTACTACTTCTACGCACAGGACTCGCACTTCTTCAACTCGGACTACGAATACAACTGGAAGAACGGCTTCGGCGAGGACGAGCAGATCACCATTCTGGCACGTCAGGGCGAAGACAACCAGCTCTTCTTCAAGGCTATCCTCGGACAGTACAAGCAGAACGACTACAACATCGATATCATCCCACACGGACACGAATTCCCCATGGTCTACATCAATGGCAAGCCCCAGCAGATCCACGAGAAGTACGCCGTCGAAATGTACACCAACGATGATGGTGGCGATCAGCCGCTGATCCGCGTGTATGCTCTCCCTGGCAACGAGCTGGAGATCAGCTTCCGCGATGACGACATCAAGATTGTGTACGATGGATACCGTGCCCGCTTCTTCGCCGACCAGTCGTACTTCAACAACTTCGTCGGTCTTTGCGGTACCAACAATGGCGAGGGAGAGGACGATTTCATCACTCCCGATCAGTGCGTTATGCGCAAGCCCGAATACTTTGCCGCCTCGTATGCGCTCAGTGGAATGAACTGCAGCGGTCCAGCCCAGGCCTACTTCGCCGAGTACCACCAGAAGGCGCAGGAGCACTGTGTGAAGCCCCAGTACTACTTCGGTAACGTCATCAGTGAGCAGGAAGCCGGTCGTCAGCGTTACAGCTACTACTACAAGGACTTTGACTTTTCGGACTCGTCCTCTTCGgagtcgtcgtcatcgtcgtccgaCTCGTCTTCTTCGGAGGAAGAGAAACCGAACCACGAGTACTTCTTCGAGAAGCAGCAGTACACCGAAAAGGATTGCCCCGTGAAACATCAGGCCCAGTACGTCGAACAGGGTGACAAGATTTGCTTCACCAGCCGTCCGCTTCCGACCTGCGCCTCTCAATGCAAGGCTGCCGAGAAGGTTCCCAAATACGTCGATGTCCACTGCCGTGACGTCACCGATTCCGTTGCCCAGCTGTACAAGCAGCAGATCCGCAAGGGAGTCAACCCGGACATGAGCAACAAGTCGGTCACCAAGACCGTAAAGTTCTTCTTGCCCAAGAAGTGCGTGCACGTCTACTAG